Proteins co-encoded in one Dyadobacter sp. CECT 9275 genomic window:
- a CDS encoding STN and carboxypeptidase regulatory-like domain-containing protein encodes MTFRFTSAKIWFFTLAALIGAATGSYAQHFLGKRISLSVNRQPVAEVLKTIGTQGGFYFSYNSNIIPGDSIVTVSYRSMPVKDILDQLLKGTYQYKETGNYVILQKAVREKLVLVSGSVLDEETGSPADYASVYSKTQLVSALTDEAGYFRLRVKDGMFPFSITVSKVGYGDTTLTIHSGSEVQIRIRPRAIELDTVLVRFSDAGRTWLGRLLVSSRLRLQSRNIGRFFVSLPYQASLTPGLGTHGKMSSQVENKVSLNLIGGYTGGVNGVEVAGVFNIARRDVKYFQAAGLFNVAGGNADGLQAAGFHNQVLDSLKGLQAAGFSNILNQTLYGVQAAGVVNKADGRIKGAQVAGALNLARNGGTGFQASGVFNYTAGKFHGVQVSGGVNVAREEIAGVQLACVGNFAKHKSAGMQLGVINYARRLKGFQLGVINVADSSSGVSLGFINIVRQGISNIAVYSNEIAPWNIAWKTGNRNLYTMLIAGVGYGSNKVYTFGMGVGKEFGLSKGLLLQTEISSQNVYLGQWENSPVLLRLQTALSVRLNKRFSVFGGPSFTHFYSEQTEAVSGYKSFPLESYAHIKMNRNTAAWFGWQGGMSWRYGR; translated from the coding sequence ATGACTTTTAGATTTACTTCTGCCAAAATCTGGTTTTTTACGTTAGCTGCTCTCATTGGGGCAGCTACGGGCAGTTATGCGCAGCATTTTCTTGGTAAAAGGATATCCTTGAGTGTAAACCGGCAGCCCGTGGCCGAGGTACTCAAAACGATCGGTACGCAGGGTGGCTTTTATTTTTCCTACAATAGTAACATCATCCCGGGCGACAGCATCGTTACGGTATCCTACCGTTCCATGCCGGTAAAGGACATCCTGGATCAGTTGCTCAAAGGTACCTATCAGTATAAAGAAACTGGTAATTATGTCATTTTGCAAAAGGCCGTTAGGGAGAAATTGGTATTGGTAAGCGGCAGTGTGCTCGATGAAGAAACCGGTTCTCCGGCCGACTATGCCAGCGTGTATTCCAAAACACAGCTCGTTTCAGCCCTTACAGATGAGGCAGGGTATTTTCGGTTGCGGGTGAAAGACGGAATGTTTCCTTTTTCCATAACCGTCAGCAAAGTGGGTTATGGAGATACTACGCTCACCATACATTCTGGCAGTGAAGTACAGATCCGGATCAGGCCGCGGGCAATTGAGCTGGACACAGTTTTGGTAAGGTTTTCGGATGCCGGAAGAACATGGCTCGGGCGGTTGCTCGTTTCTTCACGTCTGCGTCTGCAGAGCCGTAACATCGGACGGTTTTTTGTGTCACTTCCTTACCAGGCCTCTTTAACTCCCGGACTTGGTACCCATGGTAAAATGAGTTCGCAAGTCGAAAATAAGGTATCTCTCAATCTGATAGGTGGATATACCGGGGGAGTGAATGGCGTTGAGGTTGCCGGTGTATTTAACATTGCCAGGCGAGATGTGAAGTATTTTCAGGCTGCCGGCCTTTTTAATGTGGCCGGTGGAAATGCCGACGGTCTCCAGGCGGCCGGTTTCCATAATCAGGTACTCGACTCACTGAAGGGCTTACAAGCGGCGGGATTCAGTAATATTCTTAACCAAACCCTTTATGGCGTACAGGCCGCAGGCGTTGTGAATAAGGCGGATGGGCGTATCAAAGGCGCTCAGGTGGCGGGGGCACTGAATCTGGCGCGCAATGGCGGGACGGGTTTTCAGGCATCCGGCGTATTCAATTATACGGCGGGTAAATTTCATGGCGTGCAGGTATCCGGTGGAGTGAATGTTGCCCGGGAAGAGATAGCAGGTGTACAGCTTGCTTGCGTGGGCAATTTTGCAAAACATAAAAGTGCCGGCATGCAACTCGGCGTCATCAATTATGCCCGGCGGTTAAAAGGTTTTCAGTTGGGGGTAATCAATGTTGCCGATAGCTCCTCAGGCGTAAGTCTTGGTTTCATCAATATTGTCAGGCAGGGTATCTCCAACATAGCCGTCTACAGCAATGAGATCGCCCCTTGGAACATTGCCTGGAAAACAGGCAACCGGAACCTGTATACCATGCTGATTGCCGGAGTTGGTTATGGATCTAATAAGGTATATACCTTTGGAATGGGAGTCGGGAAAGAGTTCGGGTTGAGCAAAGGCCTGCTTTTGCAAACCGAAATATCAAGCCAAAACGTATACCTGGGACAGTGGGAAAATTCTCCCGTCCTGTTACGTCTGCAGACCGCGCTTTCGGTCCGGCTCAACAAACGTTTCTCGGTCTTCGGCGGGCCGTCATTTACCCATTTTTACTCCGAACAAACGGAGGCTGTCAGCGGCTACAAATCTTTCCCGCTGGAATCTTATGCCCATATCAAAATGAACCGGAATACTGCGGCCTGGTTTGGCTGGCAGGGTGGGATGAGCTGGAGATACGGCAGGTAA
- a CDS encoding FecR family protein translates to MHTEPNKTIDDLLVKRILGEASETEKEQINTWVNKEPENYRYLTHFQLIWEQSGKVTVHQTVDEEAAWRRFRERVDTMEPLSDERETVPVTKLWRSILRIAAILLFLAGAGWLVYIQDQKDYQQLTVYSGAESVTDTLPDGSVVTLNKRSSISYPDHFKGLKTRQIVLNGEAFFNVTPDKSKPFVITVNDVTITVVGTSFNVKSSEVKTEVIVETGLVEVAKKSEKVQVRPKERVTASKDKPGLSTGRNDDAFYTYYRTGRLVCDDTPLWKLVQKLNEVYAADIRIGNESIRNFPINTTFDQQPLAEILTVISGTFDITIQHKGEQIILK, encoded by the coding sequence ATGCATACGGAACCAAATAAAACAATAGATGATCTGCTGGTAAAACGCATACTGGGAGAAGCGTCGGAGACTGAGAAGGAACAGATAAATACCTGGGTGAATAAGGAACCCGAAAACTACAGGTACCTGACCCACTTTCAGTTGATCTGGGAGCAAAGCGGAAAGGTAACAGTACACCAGACGGTAGACGAGGAGGCTGCGTGGAGACGGTTCAGAGAGCGGGTGGATACCATGGAGCCACTGTCCGACGAGAGGGAAACGGTGCCGGTAACCAAGCTGTGGCGGAGCATATTGAGAATTGCAGCGATTCTTCTGTTCCTCGCGGGCGCAGGCTGGCTGGTATATATCCAGGATCAAAAAGATTATCAGCAGCTTACGGTCTACTCGGGAGCGGAAAGCGTGACAGATACCCTACCGGATGGCTCGGTGGTAACGCTCAATAAAAGATCTTCAATTTCCTATCCGGATCATTTCAAAGGTTTGAAAACCAGGCAGATCGTCCTGAACGGGGAAGCGTTTTTTAATGTAACCCCCGACAAAAGCAAACCTTTTGTGATCACCGTGAATGACGTCACTATCACTGTGGTGGGTACTTCTTTTAACGTTAAAAGCAGCGAAGTCAAAACGGAGGTAATTGTGGAAACCGGGCTGGTGGAGGTAGCCAAAAAAAGTGAAAAGGTGCAGGTCAGGCCCAAAGAGCGTGTAACGGCTTCCAAGGACAAACCGGGGCTGAGCACCGGGCGGAATGATGATGCGTTTTATACCTATTACCGCACCGGAAGGCTGGTTTGCGATGACACCCCACTGTGGAAACTGGTTCAAAAATTGAATGAAGTTTATGCAGCAGACATTCGTATTGGCAATGAATCTATCCGTAATTTCCCGATCAATACTACATTTGATCAGCAGCCTCTGGCCGAAATATTAACAGTGATCAGCGGGACTTTTGATATAACTATTCAACACAAAGGTGAGCAGATCATTTTGAAATAG
- a CDS encoding RNA polymerase sigma-70 factor, translating to MIAADATDTEKLILNKERERDFEQVFKTYFKGLHAYACTILRDEIVAEEMVQNVFCRLWEKTDQIEIRESVSGYLYRSVYHESLNYLKHLKVRDAYQAHALYHIETANSTAEHLAHRELQERLEMALKELPEKCRTIFQLSRFEELKYQEIADRLQLPVKMVENQMGKALRLLRLKLVDFLPVSLILFLMS from the coding sequence ATGATTGCAGCAGACGCAACAGATACTGAAAAGCTCATTCTTAACAAGGAGAGGGAAAGAGATTTTGAACAGGTATTTAAAACTTACTTTAAAGGTCTGCATGCTTATGCGTGCACCATCCTCCGAGACGAGATCGTGGCAGAAGAAATGGTCCAGAATGTTTTCTGCCGGCTTTGGGAAAAAACGGATCAGATTGAGATCCGGGAATCGGTGAGCGGATATCTGTACAGGTCGGTATACCATGAGAGTCTTAATTACCTCAAACACCTCAAGGTACGGGACGCCTATCAGGCGCATGCATTATACCACATAGAAACCGCTAACAGTACTGCGGAACATCTGGCGCATAGAGAATTGCAGGAACGCCTGGAGATGGCTTTGAAAGAGTTACCTGAAAAATGCAGGACCATTTTTCAGCTGAGCCGTTTTGAGGAACTAAAGTACCAGGAGATAGCCGACCGTCTGCAGTTACCGGTTAAGATGGTTGAAAACCAGATGGGCAAAGCATTGAGGCTGCTCCGTCTGAAACTGGTGGATTTTCTGCCAGTGTCTTTAATTTTATTTTTAATGAGCTAA
- a CDS encoding hydrogen peroxide-inducible genes activator, whose translation MNIQQLEYIVAVDNHRHFVQAAEHCNVTQPTLSMMIRKLEEELGIKIFDRTKQPIVPTGIGRQIIDQAKTILRESGRLNEIARHFNGDLSGELRIGIIPTIAPYLLPHFVQPFIRNYPDIRLHVSEMITERIISELKLGNLDAGIVASVSEDNALQEIPLYKERFYAYVSKDTGLFNKQYILPTDIEPNELWLLEEGHCFRTQIQKLCELSRNSEFGSSFQYRSGSIETLMRMVDKNGGITILPELAVMELSEDRKTFIRSFRFPEPTREICLAVNREQIKTRLIDALKTGILEFVPKADS comes from the coding sequence ATGAACATCCAACAGCTAGAATATATTGTTGCAGTAGATAATCACCGGCATTTTGTTCAGGCAGCAGAACATTGCAATGTAACTCAGCCCACGCTTTCCATGATGATCCGCAAACTTGAAGAAGAGCTTGGGATCAAAATTTTTGACAGGACCAAACAGCCCATCGTACCCACCGGCATCGGTCGTCAGATCATTGACCAGGCCAAAACGATCCTGCGTGAGTCTGGCAGACTGAATGAAATTGCCAGGCATTTCAATGGCGACCTGTCTGGCGAGCTGAGAATCGGGATTATTCCCACCATCGCGCCTTACCTTTTACCCCATTTTGTTCAGCCCTTCATCAGAAATTATCCTGACATCAGGCTCCATGTATCGGAGATGATTACCGAACGTATCATCAGCGAACTGAAGCTGGGAAATCTGGATGCAGGTATAGTAGCTTCGGTTTCGGAGGATAATGCCTTGCAGGAGATTCCTTTATACAAGGAGCGGTTTTATGCCTATGTTTCCAAAGATACCGGGCTTTTCAACAAACAATATATCCTGCCAACGGATATAGAACCCAATGAACTGTGGCTGCTGGAAGAAGGCCACTGTTTCCGTACCCAAATCCAGAAACTTTGTGAACTGAGCAGGAACAGTGAATTCGGCAGCAGTTTTCAGTACCGGTCTGGAAGTATAGAAACACTGATGCGCATGGTTGATAAAAACGGAGGGATAACCATACTCCCGGAACTCGCCGTGATGGAGCTTTCCGAAGACCGCAAAACATTTATCAGGAGTTTCCGTTTTCCTGAACCCACCCGGGAAATATGCCTGGCCGTCAACCGTGAGCAGATCAAAACCCGGCTGATCGACGCACTCAAAACCGGTATTCTGGAATTTGTACCCAAAGCAGATTCCTAA
- a CDS encoding DNA polymerase/3'-5' exonuclease PolX, with amino-acid sequence MSNSEIVEVLELTAKLLELHGADPFKIKGYGVAAFYLDKYKDGELQHMTLDELTKLQGVGKSTAAKIIQIAQTGTFPELEELLGNTPLGVMEMFNIKGIGPKKIAVLWRDLGIDNLHELELACLNGTVASVKGFGGSTQQKILESLAFLKNQAGKLRMDKAEAVADVIVKALQKHFPVVLVAGDIRRKAEIVESVKILVETESPGLLQNILTGIEFLIQDIKKSSPFVWRGNVQDVAVEIEILAVKPERLVNELFLESAADLHLGHPTAAGTSIWRQVYHDTFENEEAIYEKAGLPYIVPEMREGAGEFLWAETHTNADLITWDDLKGILHNHSTYSDGQHTLEQMALFCQELGFEYLGIADHSQTATYAQGLKIEEVLRQHEEIAKLNARFAAENPAKPFKILKGIESDILGDGSLDYPSEILASFDYIVASVHSNLSMSLDKATARLLKAIENPYTTILGHPTGRLLLSREGYPIDHKVIIDACAANHVVVEVNASPWRLDLDWRWIAYCMEKGVLLSINPDAHAKEGYYDMHYGVAVSRKGGLTKEMTFNAFSLQEIEAYLGKRLGR; translated from the coding sequence ATGAGCAATTCCGAGATCGTCGAAGTACTGGAACTAACAGCCAAATTACTGGAACTCCATGGCGCGGACCCTTTTAAGATCAAAGGTTACGGTGTTGCGGCATTTTACCTGGATAAGTATAAGGACGGAGAGCTCCAGCATATGACCCTGGACGAACTTACGAAGCTGCAGGGGGTAGGGAAAAGTACTGCTGCCAAAATTATCCAGATTGCCCAAACCGGTACTTTTCCCGAACTCGAAGAGCTGCTGGGCAACACGCCGCTGGGGGTAATGGAAATGTTCAATATTAAAGGTATTGGTCCTAAAAAAATAGCCGTCCTGTGGCGGGATCTGGGGATTGATAACCTCCACGAACTGGAACTGGCCTGTCTGAACGGAACGGTTGCCAGCGTAAAAGGCTTTGGAGGAAGTACACAACAGAAGATACTGGAATCGCTCGCTTTCCTTAAGAATCAGGCAGGTAAGCTCAGGATGGATAAGGCTGAGGCCGTGGCGGATGTGATCGTTAAAGCATTACAGAAACATTTTCCGGTTGTGCTGGTAGCCGGGGATATACGTAGGAAGGCGGAAATTGTGGAATCTGTTAAAATTCTGGTGGAAACGGAATCTCCCGGATTGCTTCAAAATATACTTACAGGCATCGAATTCCTGATTCAGGATATCAAAAAGTCTTCTCCTTTTGTCTGGAGGGGAAATGTGCAGGATGTGGCCGTTGAAATTGAAATTCTGGCCGTAAAGCCTGAAAGGCTGGTGAACGAACTGTTTCTGGAAAGTGCAGCGGATCTGCACCTGGGGCATCCCACTGCCGCAGGTACCTCTATCTGGAGGCAGGTATATCATGATACTTTCGAAAACGAGGAGGCTATTTATGAAAAGGCTGGGCTACCCTACATCGTTCCCGAAATGCGTGAAGGGGCCGGGGAGTTTCTTTGGGCCGAGACACATACCAACGCCGACCTCATTACCTGGGACGACCTGAAGGGGATTTTACATAACCATAGCACCTATTCGGACGGACAGCATACGCTGGAACAAATGGCGCTTTTCTGCCAGGAACTGGGTTTTGAGTACCTGGGTATTGCAGATCATTCCCAAACGGCAACCTATGCCCAGGGTTTGAAAATAGAAGAGGTACTTCGTCAGCATGAAGAAATTGCGAAGCTTAATGCCCGGTTTGCTGCGGAAAATCCAGCTAAGCCTTTTAAAATATTAAAAGGAATAGAATCCGATATTCTAGGAGATGGCTCTCTGGATTATCCTTCGGAGATCCTCGCCTCGTTTGACTACATCGTGGCGTCGGTTCACAGTAATCTCTCTATGTCGCTTGATAAGGCTACCGCCCGTTTGTTGAAAGCAATTGAAAACCCATATACCACCATCCTTGGACACCCAACGGGCCGTCTGCTGCTGTCTCGGGAGGGTTATCCTATTGACCATAAAGTGATTATAGATGCCTGTGCTGCAAATCATGTTGTGGTTGAAGTCAATGCCTCTCCCTGGCGGCTCGACCTGGACTGGCGGTGGATTGCCTACTGCATGGAGAAAGGCGTTCTCCTGAGCATCAATCCCGACGCACATGCCAAGGAAGGATATTATGATATGCATTATGGTGTGGCCGTTTCCCGCAAAGGCGGGCTTACCAAAGAAATGACTTTTAATGCTTTTTCTCTGCAGGAAATAGAAGCATACCTCGGGAAACGGCTGGGCCGGTGA
- a CDS encoding Gfo/Idh/MocA family protein, producing the protein MEPKIITPFSRRDFLMAGAGLVTASLFSPCAIAFNKPKERLGVALVGLGYYSTDLLAPALQKTKNCYLAGIVTGSPEKAEAWKNKYNIPDKNIYNYKSFDQIANNPEIDVVYIVLPPVLHKEYTIRAAKAGKHVFCEKPMAMNARECEEMIRACKDNKRSLSIGYRCQHDPNTQEYMRIAREKRLGNVQLISCAAGYRESRAGNWKVKREMGGGAMYDMGVYALQGARLAAGEEPVSLTAQHVTNRPEIFSDADEITHFQLHFPSGAVASCTGSHGIQTNFLKVNYDKGQLHMDAFSAYNGNKGFSTLGEIRYPVDNQQAKQMDEDALAIMQNKPQLVPGEEGMRDIRIVEAIYQAAKTGKTIKLG; encoded by the coding sequence ATGGAACCGAAAATAATCACTCCATTTTCCCGCCGCGATTTTTTGATGGCCGGCGCCGGGCTGGTCACCGCCTCCCTGTTTTCTCCTTGTGCCATCGCGTTTAACAAACCAAAGGAAAGGCTGGGTGTAGCCTTGGTTGGGCTCGGCTATTACAGCACCGATCTGCTCGCCCCGGCCCTTCAGAAAACCAAAAACTGTTATCTGGCGGGTATTGTGACAGGTTCACCTGAGAAAGCCGAGGCCTGGAAGAATAAGTACAATATTCCTGATAAAAATATTTATAATTATAAAAGCTTTGATCAGATAGCCAATAACCCGGAAATTGACGTAGTATATATTGTTCTGCCTCCCGTCCTTCATAAGGAATACACGATACGGGCAGCCAAAGCGGGAAAACATGTTTTTTGTGAAAAACCGATGGCGATGAATGCCCGGGAATGTGAAGAAATGATCAGGGCCTGCAAGGATAATAAGAGAAGCCTGTCCATTGGTTATCGTTGCCAGCACGACCCTAATACGCAGGAATACATGCGTATTGCCCGTGAAAAAAGATTGGGGAACGTACAGTTAATTTCCTGTGCCGCAGGTTACCGGGAAAGCAGGGCAGGAAACTGGAAAGTGAAGCGTGAAATGGGCGGAGGGGCCATGTATGACATGGGGGTGTATGCGCTGCAGGGCGCGAGACTGGCGGCTGGTGAAGAACCTGTTTCTCTTACTGCGCAACATGTTACCAACCGCCCCGAGATATTCAGCGATGCCGATGAAATCACTCATTTTCAACTGCATTTCCCAAGTGGAGCTGTGGCCAGCTGTACCGGCAGCCATGGGATACAGACCAACTTCCTGAAAGTGAATTATGACAAAGGGCAGTTGCACATGGATGCGTTTTCGGCCTACAACGGCAACAAGGGGTTCAGTACGCTGGGAGAAATTCGCTATCCGGTGGATAACCAGCAAGCCAAACAAATGGATGAAGATGCCCTGGCGATTATGCAGAATAAGCCACAGCTCGTCCCCGGTGAAGAAGGCATGAGGGATATCCGTATTGTAGAAGCCATTTATCAGGCAGCAAAAACTGGAAAAACCATAAAATTGGGCTAA
- a CDS encoding AGE family epimerase/isomerase produces MSLDQIKKYRDEAFHHLTNELLPFWENRCVDKENGGFITHFDNAGNDSGEDEKSLIAQTRTVYTFSAAHRAGYGEGRYAEIARHGVDFLIEKMWDNEYSGFYWLMDRKGNVKIDEKIVYGLSFAIYALSEYTLATGDPRGLEYAEKVFDLIQIHGADIHYGGYFEMFHRNWDLKGEGAAGGDRKTLDAHMHLMEAFTTLYEASGKQVHRRKLMEMIELLINKIMHPEYGTGIPQFWADWSVAPQIKFDIIWGWDRFSEDGFKSAAEDNTSYGHNVEFAWLLMHALDIAGVPYEKYEEQLLKSYNHAVENGIDWEFGGVYVEGSHSGEVYDREKEFWQQAEVIIGMLDAYRVYKDEKYLKAYDATHRFVFDHMIHSSVGEWLPLLTRQGEPIWTHMSHSWKVNYHSVRSMVQGIIRLEKLLAQAEK; encoded by the coding sequence ATGAGCCTTGATCAGATTAAGAAGTACCGCGACGAAGCGTTTCATCATCTAACTAACGAACTGCTGCCTTTTTGGGAAAACCGGTGTGTGGATAAAGAAAACGGCGGATTTATAACGCATTTTGATAATGCCGGTAATGACAGCGGAGAAGACGAAAAATCGTTAATAGCGCAAACCAGAACCGTGTATACCTTCTCGGCGGCGCATCGGGCAGGATATGGCGAAGGACGTTACGCCGAAATTGCCAGGCATGGTGTTGACTTCCTCATTGAAAAAATGTGGGATAATGAGTACAGCGGTTTTTACTGGCTCATGGACCGCAAAGGGAATGTAAAAATCGATGAGAAAATCGTTTATGGCCTTAGTTTCGCCATTTATGCCCTGAGTGAGTATACCCTGGCAACGGGAGACCCAAGGGGCCTGGAGTATGCGGAAAAAGTATTTGATCTCATTCAGATCCATGGAGCGGATATTCATTACGGCGGATATTTTGAGATGTTCCACCGGAACTGGGATTTGAAAGGAGAAGGAGCTGCGGGAGGCGATCGTAAAACGCTGGATGCGCATATGCACCTGATGGAGGCGTTCACGACCCTTTATGAAGCCAGCGGCAAACAGGTACACCGCCGCAAGCTGATGGAAATGATCGAACTGCTGATCAATAAAATCATGCATCCGGAATATGGAACGGGTATTCCACAATTCTGGGCTGACTGGTCGGTGGCACCTCAGATCAAATTTGACATTATATGGGGTTGGGATCGCTTTTCGGAAGATGGGTTCAAAAGCGCAGCAGAGGATAACACCAGTTATGGACACAACGTGGAATTTGCCTGGCTGCTGATGCATGCCCTGGACATTGCGGGTGTGCCTTATGAAAAATACGAAGAGCAATTGCTGAAATCCTACAATCACGCCGTTGAAAACGGGATCGACTGGGAGTTTGGCGGGGTGTACGTGGAAGGTTCCCATTCCGGAGAAGTGTACGACCGGGAGAAGGAATTCTGGCAGCAGGCGGAAGTGATCATTGGTATGCTGGATGCTTACCGGGTTTATAAAGATGAAAAATACCTGAAAGCCTATGACGCAACCCACCGTTTCGTGTTTGACCACATGATCCATTCAAGCGTTGGAGAATGGTTGCCGCTGTTGACCCGTCAGGGAGAGCCCATCTGGACACACATGAGCCATTCCTGGAAGGTGAACTATCACTCTGTAAGGTCCATGGTACAAGGTATCATCCGACTGGAAAAGCTATTGGCGCAAGCCGAAAAATAA
- a CDS encoding CsbD family protein, with protein MSALTQQIKGNWNEVKGKFKQQYADLTDDDLLYEEGKEDELLGKLQKKLGKTRAEVEDELERLSH; from the coding sequence ATGAGTGCTCTAACACAACAGATAAAAGGAAACTGGAATGAAGTAAAAGGTAAGTTTAAACAACAGTATGCTGACCTTACAGACGACGATCTTTTATACGAAGAAGGAAAGGAGGACGAGCTTCTTGGAAAACTTCAGAAAAAATTGGGGAAGACACGTGCAGAAGTTGAAGATGAGTTGGAACGTCTTTCCCATTAA
- a CDS encoding 3-hydroxyacyl-CoA dehydrogenase family protein codes for MNTNEIPVGIVGLGLMGCSIVTCLLIAGHPVVAVAPVPVDLLHAENRIREHLQRAFENGLVPHEPDFYFKNLTITEDYEALAPCQLVNECTIENIEIKETVLKKIEAVIAPDALLSSNTSAIPISTLQKLTKHPERFLGLHWTEPAHTTRFLEVICGDDTDIAKGEYLYQLSHAWGKEPILVRKDIAGFITNRLMYAMYREAISLVENGYATVEDVDRSCRNNAGYFMTFVGVFRWMDLTGVPAYHTVMQRLLPTLNNSTEVPELIDKVVREGGRGVLNSKGFYEYEPGEAKLWEETFTEFTYEIRELALRYPHDVVKKKLEKLREE; via the coding sequence ATGAATACGAATGAAATTCCTGTAGGGATCGTCGGGCTTGGCCTTATGGGCTGCAGTATTGTAACCTGTCTGCTGATTGCCGGCCATCCCGTTGTTGCGGTTGCACCGGTGCCGGTGGATCTCCTCCATGCAGAAAACCGGATCCGGGAGCATCTGCAGCGCGCTTTTGAAAACGGGCTTGTACCTCACGAGCCTGATTTTTATTTTAAGAACCTCACGATTACGGAAGATTATGAAGCACTGGCCCCATGCCAGCTGGTGAATGAGTGCACGATCGAGAATATCGAAATCAAGGAAACCGTGCTCAAAAAAATAGAAGCGGTAATCGCTCCCGATGCCCTGCTGTCCAGCAACACCTCGGCTATCCCGATCAGTACGCTGCAAAAACTTACGAAACATCCGGAGAGATTCCTGGGCCTGCATTGGACGGAGCCCGCCCACACGACCCGCTTTCTGGAAGTAATTTGCGGTGATGACACCGATATCGCTAAGGGCGAATACCTTTACCAACTCTCACATGCCTGGGGTAAAGAGCCTATTCTGGTAAGAAAAGACATCGCGGGTTTCATCACCAACCGGCTGATGTACGCCATGTACCGCGAGGCGATCAGTCTGGTGGAAAATGGTTATGCAACCGTTGAAGATGTGGACCGGTCGTGCCGGAACAACGCAGGTTATTTTATGACCTTCGTAGGCGTGTTCAGATGGATGGACCTTACCGGCGTGCCGGCCTATCACACGGTTATGCAGCGACTTTTACCTACGTTAAACAACAGCACCGAAGTACCGGAACTGATCGACAAGGTGGTGCGAGAGGGCGGCAGGGGCGTGCTGAACTCCAAAGGCTTTTATGAGTATGAGCCAGGCGAAGCAAAATTATGGGAGGAAACGTTCACCGAATTTACATACGAAATCAGAGAACTTGCTTTGCGATATCCGCACGATGTGGTGAAGAAAAAACTTGAAAAACTGAGAGAAGAGTGA